CGCCCACCTCCATCACCTCGGACGAATCCAGCCCCTCGCCCTTGACCTCGATGAGTTCCAGCTTGAACGGCTCGGCGGCCAGCTCGGTCCGCGCCTCGTCCAGGCTGTCGAAGCGGCGGCGGCGGAACCGCTGCCCGGACTTGATGATCTCCTGCATCCGCTTCTCGAGCCGGGCCAGGTCGTCGGGCTGGAACGGCTTGTCCACCGCGAAGTCGTAGTAGAAGCCGTTGTCGATCGGCGGGCCGATGCCGAGCCGGGCCTCCGGGAAGACGTCCTGCACGGCCTGGGCGAGCACGTGCGCCGTCGAGTGGCGCAGCACGTTCAGCCCGTCCGGCTCGTCGAGCGCCACCGGCTCGACGGCGGTCTCCTCGGACGGCCGCCAGTCCAGGTCGCGCAGCACGCCCTGCGGGTCACGGACCACCACGATCGCCTTCGGGCCGGTGGTGGGCAGCCCGGCCGCGGCCACCGCGTCGGCCGCCGTCGTCCCGGCGACGACGACGGGGTCGGCCACGGCGGGGGTACGGGGTGCGGACACGGGTGACTCCTCGCAGCAGACGTAACGGATGGTGCCGATGTCGGCGCACTGATGCTATCGGGCGCCCCGGTGGCCTCGCCGTCGACACCGGGCCACCGGCGATCGGGCCGACCGTTGAACCTTTTCGGCCCGGGATACGAACTACCAGGTGTGGCCGGAGCCCGTTCCGGCCACGGACACGGATGGGGACCCAGGATGGCGATGACGCGCGGCGGGAGCCGTCGACGCCGGGGCGGGCCGGTGGCCGCCCTGGTCACGGCCGTGGTGCTGCTCTGGCCGGGCACGGCGTGGGCGGCGGACGCGAGTTTCACCCCGACCCAGGCCCGGCAGGGCGAGTCGGTGAAGGTGGAGTTCGTGGTGCCCGACGAGCGGCCCGGCATCCGTACCGAACGGATCGAGGTGCGGTTGCCGGCCGACAACCCGATCGCCGAGGTCTACCCGCTGTCGGTCGACGGCTGGGCGCCGCTGATCACCACCCGCAAGCTCGACACGCCGGTGGCCGGTCTCCACGCGCCCGCCACCGACATCGTGACCGCCACGGTGACCTGGTCCCGCACCCCGAATGCCGGCGACGGACCGGCCCGGCTGCCGCTGTCGATGGGGCCGCTGCCGCAGACCGACCGGCTGGCCTTCGAGCTGCTCCAGACGTACGCCGACGGCATGGTGGTGCGGTGGGGCGGCCCCGGCCAGCGACCGCTGCCCGCGTTGGCGCTGCTGCCGGCGGATCCGGCCGCGCCGGGTGGGCACGGCGCGCACGGCGGTGCGCCGGACGGGCAGCCGTCGGCCGGCGACCCGCCCGCCGAGGCCACCGGCGACGGTGGCCCGAACGCCAACAGCCTGCTCGCCGCCGGCCTGGTCGCCGGCCTCGGCGGCGGTGCCGTGGTGGGCTGGCTGATCAGCCGCTGGCGCCGGAACTCGGCCGAGGAGATCGACCGCTCGGTGCTCGACGGGGAGCCGACCGGCGATGACGCCGACACCACCGGCCGGGCGGGCAGCGAGGCCGCCGAGGCGGGCGCACGGCGGTGAGCGGCGGGTGCCCGCCGGGGTCGTCAGCCGACCCAGTCGGGTAGCGGCTCGGTCAGCCGACCCAGTCGGGTAGCGGCTCCCGGGCGGCCAGCCAGTCGGCGGGCACGCCGCCGTCGGTGCCGACCCCGGTGTACGCGGCGACGATGCCACCGGCGATCGCGGCGGTGGTGTCCACGTCCCCGCCCGCCGCCACGCAGGCCCGCACGGCCGCCGGGTAGTCGTCCAGGTGCGTGGCGGCGACCCAGCAGGTGAAGGCGACGGTGTCCTGCGCGGTGACCCGGGAGCCGTTGCCGACCGCGTCCACCACCTCGGGCAGCGGGCGACCGAGCAGCCCGGCGACCCGGCGTACGCCCCGGTGCACCTCGGTGGCCGGGTCCAGCGCGGCGGCCACGCCGGCGAGCAGCCGGCCCGGTTCCGGCCGGTCGCCGTCGAG
This is a stretch of genomic DNA from Micromonospora sp. WMMD1082. It encodes these proteins:
- a CDS encoding DUF1775 domain-containing protein, whose protein sequence is MAMTRGGSRRRRGGPVAALVTAVVLLWPGTAWAADASFTPTQARQGESVKVEFVVPDERPGIRTERIEVRLPADNPIAEVYPLSVDGWAPLITTRKLDTPVAGLHAPATDIVTATVTWSRTPNAGDGPARLPLSMGPLPQTDRLAFELLQTYADGMVVRWGGPGQRPLPALALLPADPAAPGGHGAHGGAPDGQPSAGDPPAEATGDGGPNANSLLAAGLVAGLGGGAVVGWLISRWRRNSAEEIDRSVLDGEPTGDDADTTGRAGSEAAEAGARR